Proteins encoded within one genomic window of Rubritalea squalenifaciens DSM 18772:
- a CDS encoding prenyltransferase/squalene oxidase repeat-containing protein, which translates to MRKSIIASILASSILMAGISSGQGIPRRQKDPIPASVETVYTKGLRYLANTQNDDGSWSGTYGNYPGVVGLCVLAFLAHGEDANHGPYADNIRKGLDFLLKQQKESNGYIGNSMYNHGFATLALAESYGMVEDKRLAPALKNAVKLILTAQENNPKGGWRYTPESNDADSTVAGCQLVALLAARNAGVPVPDASIEKGLKYMASCRGSNGAYGYTSRGGGKPTLTAIGSLCYSLSKNKDAKGFQESLEYLKKQMDYRDKYYPYYFEYYMSQALFHADEDVWKAWNEKNVRYLSTIQAADGSFPGNKGQTFSTAGALLSLALNYRFLPIYEK; encoded by the coding sequence ATGCGCAAATCTATCATAGCCTCTATTCTTGCATCCTCCATCCTCATGGCTGGTATTTCCAGTGGTCAAGGGATTCCCCGCCGTCAAAAAGACCCCATCCCTGCATCGGTGGAGACAGTCTACACGAAAGGTCTCCGCTATCTGGCTAACACTCAGAATGACGATGGTAGCTGGTCCGGCACTTACGGCAACTATCCAGGCGTCGTTGGCCTGTGCGTACTCGCCTTCCTAGCTCATGGAGAGGATGCCAACCACGGCCCATACGCTGACAATATTCGCAAAGGTCTCGACTTCCTGCTCAAGCAACAGAAGGAATCTAACGGGTACATTGGCAATAGCATGTACAACCACGGCTTCGCCACCCTCGCTCTAGCTGAATCCTACGGCATGGTGGAAGACAAACGCCTCGCTCCAGCACTGAAAAACGCCGTGAAATTGATTCTGACAGCTCAAGAGAACAACCCTAAAGGAGGATGGCGCTACACCCCTGAAAGCAATGATGCTGACTCCACAGTCGCTGGTTGTCAGCTAGTCGCTCTTCTCGCAGCTCGTAATGCTGGTGTGCCGGTGCCTGACGCATCGATTGAAAAAGGTCTTAAGTATATGGCCTCATGCCGCGGCAGCAATGGAGCCTATGGCTACACATCACGTGGTGGCGGCAAGCCTACCCTCACAGCAATCGGTTCGCTCTGCTATTCCCTCTCTAAAAATAAAGACGCCAAAGGCTTCCAAGAATCCCTAGAGTATCTCAAGAAGCAGATGGATTACAGAGACAAGTATTATCCATACTACTTCGAGTACTACATGTCCCAGGCTTTGTTCCATGCAGATGAAGATGTCTGGAAAGCTTGGAATGAAAAAAATGTACGTTACCTCTCCACGATTCAGGCAGCGGATGGCTCATTCCCAGGTAACAAAGGCCAAACTTTCAGCACCGCTGGCGCCCTCCTCTCCCTCGCATTGAATTACAGATTTCTTCCCATTTACGAAAAATGA
- a CDS encoding AsmA-like C-terminal region-containing protein translates to MSFRRLIIRLRMLLTLLMVLGCAALVGGAVYLNEVGLNDTARDRISKELEDFGIYTDFDSLRYDITKGLTADNVTIYKTKKKLTPVAKLPNIVISVDKTKLMRGTLKIERISLIDAFLDLPVNPTDPNSPRLVLHNASGTINLPDKDAINTSDLSATFRGIHIKLACNIWRDLAAEAEEPDAEASRLRAEKYQAFLDHLSNWTWDEGSPPDINLFLQGNLSAPENMELAFKVRSSDLSYKSYQMEQVDIEGDYKNDLITFDKLAFINQDDDFSTTADFDLIHKEGRFKVNSSIHFQNFARQCFNYEVASSLLITGGNYIQANGSFKLPANKNEKLNLKMIGHAVLREFNYRGTLINQMESDFSWNNGDVYLDKLEIDHPEGTITGRILIKDDLTKFDAVSSLKARTFFPFLKNENLKRILSRIEFTEESKIRVTATGSINRNDPRDWESTGHGSFTNITYNGVALDSLSSDYNLNRASSDFFNIRAILDFRDYELRKQFGGSATGTVEVAKIHFDRNEKYVDIDEIKATSWPSPVIRLFNTPAADHVESYRFHSPPTITGGGRIGTVKGSQDTKLSLNVVANSTTDYNFLKRDLNLRGLKAKVIISPNLVEVNNLSARTFSGPVSGYVHVALPREKGDPSHYSGRLQWDKLQLNQLGRKYELNNTKQGHLTGAFKFTGESTSVNKLNGHGNIALANGNMFSAPVLGPLSTLIDGVLSPVSKQKMLHERAKNASCNFTVKNGVFYTRDLVSTTPNITFTGEGWIDLNRELIDLTIRMNYRGLMGLAEVPMKIIELPFQALRTILSGKQVKGLRQFRGTGKLSDPKWRFTPFEPPRDGKNDPIFKKPPRAQIVE, encoded by the coding sequence ATGTCATTCAGACGCCTCATCATCAGGCTACGCATGCTACTCACCCTCCTCATGGTGCTGGGCTGTGCTGCGCTGGTTGGTGGTGCTGTCTATCTCAATGAGGTCGGCCTCAATGATACTGCTAGGGACCGTATCTCCAAAGAACTGGAGGATTTCGGGATCTACACGGATTTTGACAGCTTACGTTACGACATCACCAAGGGTCTGACCGCTGACAATGTCACCATTTACAAAACCAAGAAGAAGCTCACTCCTGTAGCAAAACTCCCCAATATCGTCATCTCCGTCGATAAGACCAAATTGATGAGAGGGACGTTAAAAATCGAACGGATCTCACTGATCGACGCTTTTCTCGATCTGCCGGTAAACCCTACCGATCCAAATAGTCCGCGTCTGGTACTCCATAACGCCTCAGGCACCATCAACCTTCCGGACAAGGACGCCATCAACACGAGTGACCTCTCCGCAACTTTTCGAGGCATCCACATCAAACTGGCATGCAATATTTGGAGAGACCTGGCCGCAGAAGCTGAAGAGCCAGACGCTGAAGCATCCAGACTAAGGGCTGAAAAATACCAAGCCTTTCTTGACCACCTCTCTAACTGGACCTGGGATGAGGGCTCCCCTCCAGATATCAATCTCTTCTTACAAGGCAATTTATCAGCCCCTGAAAATATGGAGCTGGCTTTCAAAGTACGCTCCAGCGACCTCTCCTATAAGTCCTACCAAATGGAACAAGTAGACATTGAGGGGGACTACAAGAATGACCTGATCACCTTCGACAAGCTGGCCTTTATCAACCAGGATGACGACTTCAGCACGACTGCAGACTTTGACCTGATTCATAAAGAAGGAAGATTCAAAGTGAACAGCAGCATTCATTTCCAGAACTTCGCCAGACAATGCTTCAATTATGAAGTCGCGAGCAGCTTACTTATCACTGGAGGGAATTACATTCAGGCCAACGGCAGCTTCAAACTACCTGCCAACAAAAATGAGAAGCTGAATTTGAAAATGATCGGCCACGCTGTACTCCGGGAATTTAATTACAGAGGTACGCTGATCAACCAGATGGAATCTGATTTCTCTTGGAACAATGGTGATGTCTACCTCGACAAACTGGAGATTGACCATCCGGAAGGCACCATCACAGGACGCATCCTCATCAAAGACGACCTGACGAAGTTTGACGCTGTCTCCAGCCTCAAGGCCCGCACCTTCTTCCCCTTCCTGAAAAACGAGAACCTAAAGAGAATCCTCTCTCGTATCGAATTCACCGAAGAGTCCAAGATCAGAGTAACCGCCACAGGATCCATCAATAGAAATGACCCACGAGACTGGGAGTCCACCGGCCACGGGTCCTTTACAAACATCACCTACAATGGCGTCGCCTTGGACAGCTTATCCAGCGACTACAACCTGAACCGCGCCTCAAGTGACTTCTTCAATATCCGGGCCATCCTTGATTTCAGGGATTACGAACTACGTAAACAATTTGGCGGATCGGCCACAGGAACAGTAGAGGTCGCCAAAATCCATTTCGACCGGAATGAGAAATACGTGGATATCGACGAGATTAAAGCCACCTCTTGGCCATCCCCTGTGATTCGTCTTTTCAACACACCAGCTGCAGATCATGTGGAAAGTTACCGCTTCCATTCCCCTCCCACCATCACAGGTGGTGGGAGAATCGGCACCGTCAAAGGCTCTCAGGACACCAAACTCAGTCTGAATGTTGTCGCTAATAGCACTACAGACTACAACTTCCTCAAGCGTGATCTCAACCTCCGTGGACTAAAGGCTAAAGTCATTATCAGCCCGAATCTCGTCGAAGTGAATAACCTGAGCGCTAGAACCTTCAGCGGCCCGGTGAGCGGCTATGTCCACGTGGCTCTCCCTAGGGAGAAAGGAGACCCCAGCCACTACAGCGGCAGACTACAGTGGGATAAATTGCAACTGAACCAACTGGGGAGAAAATACGAACTCAACAACACCAAACAAGGCCACCTCACTGGAGCCTTCAAATTCACCGGAGAATCCACCTCCGTCAATAAACTCAACGGTCACGGCAACATTGCCTTGGCCAACGGCAATATGTTTTCAGCCCCTGTCCTGGGCCCACTTTCCACGCTGATTGACGGCGTCCTGTCCCCGGTTTCCAAGCAAAAGATGCTGCATGAGCGAGCGAAAAACGCGTCTTGCAATTTCACGGTCAAAAATGGCGTTTTCTACACGCGTGACCTCGTCTCCACTACGCCAAATATCACCTTCACAGGTGAAGGATGGATCGACCTCAACAGAGAATTGATCGATCTCACCATCCGCATGAACTACCGCGGACTCATGGGATTGGCCGAGGTCCCCATGAAAATCATCGAACTTCCATTCCAGGCACTCCGCACGATCTTGTCAGGCAAGCAGGTCAAGGGTTTGCGACAGTTCCGTGGCACCGGAAAACTCAGCGACCCGAAATGGAGATTTACGCCATTTGAGCCCCCGAGAGACGGGAAAAATGACCCGATTTTCAAAAAACCGCCACGGGCTCAAATTGTCGAATAA
- a CDS encoding ABC-F family ATP-binding cassette domain-containing protein — protein sequence MLAIKKLRVEFGARVLFNDLSFTVAAKERISFAGHNGAGKSTLMKCIGGVIDANAGEITKPRSCQIGYLPQEGIHISGVTLWEETESAFGEAKRIQEDIDRLSERLPTLDSSTEEYMELLHRIGDLELKLEHFNPATMKPRIESVLTGLGFKRSDFQRDCSEFSGGWQMRIAMAKLFLQEPEVLLLDEPTNHLDIDSQTWMEQYLFNYPGAIIIISHDLALLDALTTRTIAFSHGRAEEYAGNYSFYLKESKLRKEILIKQYESQQREIEKTKQFIDRFRAKASKASQAQSRLKQLEKMELIEIEQDDAVMSFTFPAPPASTQSVAKLEKATKCYGENTIFSDFSFEVEKGERLAIVGPNGAGKSTFCRLITGQEEPDSGVYTLGPKSAISFFSQNHADELDPDKTVLDICTEAASRENAPVVRNILGCFLFRGDDVFKKIGVLSGGERSRVALVRMLVQPANFLILDEPTNHLDVQSQEVLQNALNDYPGSYLIVSHNRSFLDPIVTKTLEFRPGEHPTLYHGNVSYYLEKKEEEKNAAKAQAGATNSTTADSGSKVSRKEQRRLEAEIRQKRNKVLKPLQEEFEKLEGSIGEIEAAQATLTEHMSKPDVASDSAKMQEASAAYQNLSNKLEKAYSRWSELSDEIEKLEATLG from the coding sequence GTGCTAGCGATCAAAAAATTGCGCGTCGAATTTGGCGCTCGGGTTCTCTTCAACGACCTCTCTTTCACCGTAGCCGCCAAGGAACGTATTTCCTTCGCGGGCCACAACGGAGCGGGTAAGTCCACGCTCATGAAGTGCATTGGTGGGGTCATCGACGCGAATGCGGGCGAGATTACCAAACCGCGCTCATGCCAGATCGGCTACCTTCCCCAGGAAGGCATCCATATTTCAGGCGTCACTCTCTGGGAAGAAACAGAATCCGCCTTTGGCGAAGCCAAGCGTATTCAGGAAGATATCGATCGCCTCTCCGAGCGCCTACCCACACTCGACAGCTCCACAGAGGAATACATGGAGCTCCTCCACCGTATCGGAGACCTGGAGCTGAAACTTGAGCACTTCAACCCGGCCACCATGAAGCCACGCATCGAGTCCGTCCTGACTGGTCTTGGCTTCAAGCGCAGTGATTTCCAGCGGGACTGCTCGGAATTCTCGGGCGGATGGCAGATGCGTATCGCCATGGCCAAACTCTTCCTGCAGGAGCCCGAAGTTCTCCTTCTCGATGAGCCTACCAACCACCTGGACATCGACTCCCAGACCTGGATGGAGCAATACCTTTTCAACTATCCAGGCGCGATCATCATCATTTCCCACGACCTCGCCCTGCTCGATGCCCTGACCACCCGCACCATCGCTTTCTCTCACGGCCGTGCAGAGGAATACGCCGGCAATTACTCCTTTTACCTCAAGGAATCCAAACTCCGTAAAGAGATTCTTATCAAACAGTACGAATCCCAGCAGCGCGAAATCGAGAAAACCAAGCAGTTCATCGACCGCTTCCGCGCCAAAGCCTCAAAGGCCTCCCAAGCCCAGTCACGCCTGAAGCAACTGGAAAAAATGGAGCTCATCGAGATTGAACAGGACGATGCCGTCATGAGCTTCACCTTCCCTGCTCCTCCCGCCTCCACCCAATCCGTGGCCAAGCTGGAGAAGGCCACCAAGTGTTACGGGGAAAACACCATCTTCTCCGACTTCAGCTTCGAAGTGGAAAAAGGTGAGCGCCTAGCCATCGTAGGCCCTAACGGTGCAGGCAAATCAACATTCTGCCGCTTGATCACCGGACAGGAAGAACCGGACTCTGGCGTCTATACCTTGGGCCCCAAGAGCGCCATCTCCTTCTTCTCCCAGAACCACGCAGACGAACTGGATCCGGACAAGACTGTGCTCGACATCTGCACTGAGGCAGCCTCCCGCGAGAACGCTCCTGTCGTTAGAAACATTCTTGGCTGCTTCCTCTTCCGCGGAGATGATGTCTTCAAGAAAATCGGTGTCCTCTCTGGAGGTGAGCGTTCACGTGTGGCCCTTGTCCGCATGCTGGTCCAGCCCGCCAACTTCCTGATTCTCGATGAGCCTACAAACCACCTGGACGTCCAATCCCAGGAGGTTCTCCAGAACGCCTTAAACGACTACCCAGGCTCTTACCTGATCGTTTCTCACAACCGCTCCTTCCTAGACCCCATTGTCACCAAAACTCTGGAATTTAGACCAGGAGAGCATCCCACACTCTATCACGGGAATGTTTCCTATTATCTGGAAAAGAAAGAGGAAGAGAAAAATGCGGCTAAAGCGCAAGCTGGCGCTACTAACAGCACCACTGCCGACTCTGGCTCTAAGGTCTCCCGTAAAGAACAGCGCAGGCTTGAAGCTGAAATTCGCCAAAAACGCAATAAAGTCCTCAAACCCCTCCAAGAGGAATTTGAAAAACTGGAAGGATCCATCGGTGAAATCGAAGCAGCTCAGGCAACCCTAACCGAGCACATGTCGAAACCAGATGTCGCCTCGGATTCGGCAAAAATGCAGGAGGCATCGGCCGCTTATCAAAACCTCAGTAATAAACTTGAGAAAGCCTACAGCCGCTGGTCTGAGTTAAGTGACGAAATCGAGAAACTAGAAGCAACTCTGGGTTAG
- a CDS encoding DUF883 family protein: protein MDYATPNPEALDNTTPQTPAPTVGQAAADLRHAASDKAREVASEASSKAKQLKSAATEKAQQFRSYAGEKASAIKETAVAKATHVKEAANEKFIQSKDKAKEVHTAAEDYVRAHPTKCVLGAFGLGIVIGLISRR from the coding sequence ATGGATTACGCTACACCAAACCCAGAAGCTCTTGATAATACTACGCCCCAAACCCCTGCCCCTACAGTAGGTCAGGCTGCCGCAGACTTGCGTCACGCAGCTTCAGACAAAGCTCGTGAGGTAGCTAGTGAAGCAAGCAGCAAGGCCAAGCAGCTGAAGTCAGCCGCTACTGAGAAGGCTCAGCAGTTCCGCTCCTACGCAGGTGAGAAGGCAAGTGCCATCAAAGAGACAGCCGTAGCTAAAGCTACACACGTAAAAGAAGCGGCTAACGAGAAGTTCATCCAGAGCAAAGACAAAGCCAAAGAAGTTCACACCGCTGCTGAAGACTACGTCCGTGCACACCCTACCAAGTGTGTACTCGGAGCATTCGGTCTCGGCATCGTGATCGGCCTGATCTCTCGCCGCTAG
- a CDS encoding DUF4175 domain-containing protein, whose product MKKTFLYLTAAAAMSGIVHAQSDFEKDLEKFKPKKSEGSPAEILKKHATGSKKTSYDQDELSADVQDLIQEQTDDKVIQLLEKAEMLMGEATDKLEGKDTGGETIAIETEIIELIYEAAKQKQQQQSSNGQQPQDSAMMEMLQRMMGKQPGEGEGQGEQPGQQPGSKGGEGMTGDSDMAHKDVDGNADGKSSVRRVPKSSGTAGSALPRELHKALDAFNKATSEKANR is encoded by the coding sequence GTGAAAAAGACTTTCCTCTATCTAACTGCAGCCGCTGCTATGAGCGGAATCGTGCACGCCCAATCCGACTTCGAGAAAGACTTGGAAAAGTTCAAACCGAAGAAGTCTGAAGGCTCCCCAGCAGAGATTCTCAAGAAGCATGCTACAGGTTCCAAGAAGACATCCTACGATCAGGATGAACTCTCTGCTGACGTGCAGGACCTCATCCAGGAGCAGACAGACGATAAGGTCATCCAACTTCTCGAGAAAGCAGAGATGCTCATGGGTGAAGCTACCGACAAACTCGAGGGCAAGGATACGGGCGGTGAAACCATTGCGATCGAGACGGAGATCATCGAACTTATCTACGAAGCCGCAAAACAAAAGCAGCAACAGCAATCATCCAATGGCCAGCAGCCACAGGACAGCGCCATGATGGAGATGCTCCAGCGCATGATGGGCAAACAGCCCGGTGAAGGTGAAGGCCAAGGCGAGCAACCAGGACAACAACCTGGCTCCAAAGGTGGTGAAGGCATGACTGGCGATTCAGATATGGCTCACAAAGACGTGGACGGCAATGCCGATGGCAAAAGCAGCGTGCGCCGCGTACCAAAGAGCTCTGGCACTGCAGGCTCCGCTCTTCCACGCGAGCTTCACAAAGCACTCGATGCCTTTAACAAAGCCACTTCAGAGAAAGCCAACCGCTAA
- a CDS encoding glycoside hydrolase family 75 protein gives MSDRSKESLLEENREQKAGAAGFPWIRASVFVLVCFAVIVPFTSVPEKLKDYAKEVYAARRAANTPLPPPKEPVAETTPEEEIPPLPKPVVVEPEEPEEQIVPPQDHTVESGGDIRKMYKGFKLKTHVNVDKGDLASQERGDEESYTAEYTLNINLPQPSKTMSELSKVNPKLDAILPGLASMVEDAEVSGFYYNLYQNKVDRLKRDALKLNVLTTKHNFYDCETILNLSHPESKRKVLLMQADMDVVSDGSDGDRLSTMPDEIVNSTHYQPFTSYGWPKQTRTENPMVAGWKKRIENAKKEIADPATKEARKQWLKDRIEMLKRGIADMKARSFLIAEYDPFIVMPVNVITNRDDKHAAKVGDYAVVIHDGKVYPAIVGDGGPTFKVGEASLRLAKEINANSSPYRRPVSNLTVTYIVFSGSRDADKSAPDYKKWHQECSSLLEEIGGLGEGYELHQWEDLLAKTPEAADEVEEDAAAEAEESGEDAEQEKAPQE, from the coding sequence ATGAGTGATCGGTCGAAGGAGTCTTTACTAGAGGAAAACAGAGAGCAGAAAGCTGGAGCAGCAGGCTTTCCGTGGATAAGAGCGTCTGTTTTTGTATTGGTGTGTTTTGCTGTCATTGTTCCCTTTACGTCAGTACCAGAGAAACTCAAAGACTATGCTAAGGAGGTCTATGCTGCTCGACGGGCGGCTAATACCCCATTGCCTCCACCTAAAGAACCTGTAGCAGAAACCACGCCTGAGGAAGAAATTCCACCACTTCCCAAGCCTGTCGTGGTGGAGCCTGAGGAGCCAGAAGAGCAGATTGTTCCACCACAGGATCATACGGTGGAATCAGGCGGAGACATCCGCAAGATGTACAAAGGTTTTAAGTTAAAAACTCATGTCAATGTGGACAAGGGCGACTTGGCCTCTCAGGAGAGAGGGGATGAGGAAAGCTATACCGCCGAGTACACCCTGAACATCAACCTGCCACAGCCTTCCAAGACGATGAGTGAACTCAGTAAGGTGAATCCTAAGCTGGATGCCATCTTGCCGGGCCTTGCCTCCATGGTAGAGGATGCTGAGGTTTCTGGGTTTTACTATAACCTTTATCAGAACAAGGTCGATAGGTTGAAACGGGATGCGCTGAAATTGAACGTCCTTACCACGAAGCACAATTTCTATGATTGTGAGACAATTCTCAATCTTAGCCATCCAGAGAGTAAGCGCAAAGTACTGCTGATGCAGGCCGATATGGATGTAGTGTCTGACGGTTCGGACGGGGACCGTTTGTCGACAATGCCTGATGAGATAGTCAACTCAACGCATTACCAGCCCTTTACGAGTTATGGGTGGCCGAAGCAGACTAGAACGGAGAATCCAATGGTAGCTGGCTGGAAGAAGCGGATCGAAAATGCCAAGAAGGAGATTGCCGACCCTGCTACCAAGGAGGCTCGCAAGCAATGGCTCAAGGATCGTATCGAAATGCTGAAGCGCGGGATCGCTGATATGAAGGCGCGAAGTTTCCTGATAGCAGAGTATGATCCATTCATCGTGATGCCTGTGAATGTGATCACGAACCGGGATGATAAGCATGCTGCCAAGGTGGGCGACTACGCAGTTGTGATTCATGACGGAAAGGTCTATCCAGCGATCGTAGGGGACGGAGGTCCTACTTTTAAAGTGGGTGAAGCATCCTTGCGCTTGGCTAAAGAGATTAACGCGAACTCCTCTCCCTACAGAAGACCTGTGTCCAATCTCACGGTGACCTACATCGTCTTCAGTGGTAGCCGGGATGCTGACAAGTCAGCACCTGATTACAAGAAGTGGCACCAGGAGTGCAGCAGTCTGCTAGAGGAGATCGGTGGGCTAGGTGAGGGCTACGAACTTCATCAATGGGAGGATCTGTTAGCCAAGACACCAGAGGCTGCCGACGAAGTAGAGGAAGATGCTGCGGCTGAAGCAGAAGAAAGTGGCGAAGATGCCGAGCAAGAAAAAGCCCCGCAAGAATAG
- a CDS encoding phage holin family protein, whose amino-acid sequence MQEPETQNKQDTISIKDTVMFLKDSGVDYLKVKAELASLEAKEAAQYGVRKATIGAIGAFFGFIAYLLLLATVIGAGSHYLEGKVPQAEKYIGTWPLVALALLIIHALVAFICLDKLKRKTNQEFFTLTKAEIEKDKLWLQEMKSNSES is encoded by the coding sequence ATGCAAGAGCCAGAAACCCAAAACAAGCAAGATACTATCAGCATCAAAGACACCGTCATGTTTTTGAAAGACTCTGGGGTTGATTACCTCAAGGTCAAAGCTGAGCTTGCCTCGCTTGAGGCAAAAGAAGCTGCACAATATGGTGTCAGGAAAGCCACCATTGGAGCCATAGGCGCCTTCTTTGGCTTCATCGCCTACTTGCTTCTGTTAGCGACAGTGATTGGGGCTGGCAGCCATTATCTGGAAGGGAAAGTTCCTCAGGCTGAAAAATACATCGGTACATGGCCATTGGTGGCCTTGGCTCTTTTGATCATCCATGCTCTTGTGGCCTTCATTTGCCTGGACAAACTGAAGCGAAAGACCAACCAAGAATTCTTTACCCTCACCAAAGCTGAAATAGAAAAAGATAAATTATGGCTGCAGGAAATGAAATCGAACAGCGAAAGCTAG